A stretch of the Gossypium hirsutum isolate 1008001.06 chromosome D07, Gossypium_hirsutum_v2.1, whole genome shotgun sequence genome encodes the following:
- the LOC107956140 gene encoding protein MAINTENANCE OF MERISTEMS-like: protein MARLIRPDRHISDAANQADSYRVIRGRVNGLKKAPDARLRPYLEQAGFGSAALIRTSDLRYDLLTALVERLCPETHTFHFPCGECTVTLEDVAMQLGLSIDGSPLLGESPEDEESNFSGLKFTWLKAKFGQLSATATEGELMCAARAYIMHIIGGVLMPDANNNKVHLMYLPLLVDLSSVSSYNWGSAVLAVLYRELCRVTNPNVVDMG, encoded by the exons atggctCGATTGATTCGACCCGATAGACACATATCTGATGCGGCAAATCAGgcg GACTCCTACCGAGTAATAAGGGGCCGTGTGAATGGTTTAAAGAAAGCTCCGGATGCGCGATTGAGGCCGTACTTGGAGCAAGCCGGGTTTGGGTCAGCAGCATTAATTCGGACCTCCGACTTGCGCTATGATTTATTAACTGCGCTAGTGGAGCGGTTGTGCCcagagacccacacttttcattttccgTGTGGGGAGTGCACAGTGACTTTGGAGGATGTTGCAATGCAGCTTGGGCTCTCAATTGACGGGAGTCCC CTCCTAGGAGAGTCGCCAGAGGACGAAGAGTCGAATTTTTCGGGCTTAAAATTTACATGGCTGAAAGCCAAATTTGGACAATTATCAGCCACCGCCACTGAAGGTGAGTTGATGTGCGCTGCTCGAGCGTACATCATGCATATCATAGGGGGAGTACTCATGCCCGATGCAAACAACAACAAGGTGCATTTGATGTACTTGCCCCTGTTAGTTGATTTGTCCAGTGTTAGCTCCTATAACTGGGGCTCCGCCGTTCTAGCAGTGTTGTACCGGGAGCTTTGTCGGGTGACAAACCCGAATGTTGTAGACATGGGCTAA